The genomic segment ATCAACGGCGCCTCCTGCGCGTTGATGCTCTCCCACGTGCCCTTCGACGGACCCATCGGGGCCGTGCGCATCGGGTTGATCGACGGGCGGTACGTGGTCAATCCGACGCAGACGCAGCTGGACACGCAGAGCCAGCTGGACCTGATCGTCGCCGCCACCGACGAGGCCATCATCATGGTCGAGGCGGGGGCGCGGGAGGTGGCGGAGGAGCGCGTGCTCGCCGCCCTGGACCTGGCCCACGCCGAGATCCGTCGCATCATCCAGGCCCAGCGCGACCTGGCGGCGCGGGCGGGGAAGCCCAAGATGGCGGTCCCCGTCCCGCAGGTCGATCAGGAACTGGCCGCCGCGGTGCGGGATCGGGCCCGGCCGCTGATCCGCGAGGCGCTGGCCCAGCCGGAAAAGCTGATGCGGGAGGACGCCCTGCGGCAGGTGCTGCAGCGCGTCGCGCCGGCCTTCGCCGAGCAGTACCCCGAACGGAGCAAGGAGATCGAGGAGATCCTCCAGGCGGCGATCAGGGAGGAGGTCCGCCGCGGGATCCTCGAGGAGGGGCGCCGCGTGGACGGCCGCGGAGTGCGGGACGTCCGTCCGCTGCGCGCCGCGGTCGGCCTGCTCCCGCGGGCCCACGGCTCCGGCCTGTTCCAGCGCGGCCAGACCCAGGTCCTCTCCGTGGCCACGCTGGGCACCGGCGAAGACGAGCAGATCATCGACGATCTCTCCCCGCGGACGCGCAAGCGGTTCATGCACCACTACTCCTTCCCGCCCTACAGCGTCGGCGAGGTCCGGCCGCTGCGCTCGCCCGGCCGCCGGGAGATCGGGCACGGCCTGCTGGCCGAGCGCGCGCTGGAGCCGGTGCTTCCCGGTGAGGAGGTCTTCCCCTACACCATCCGACTGGTCTCCGAAGTCCTGGAGTCCAACGGCTCCACCTCCATGGCCTCGGTGTGCGGCTCGACCCTCGCCCTCATGGACGCCGGCGTGCCGATCAAGGCCCCGGTGGCGGGCATCTCCATGGGTCTGGTGACGGGAGAGGGAGGGCGGTTCGTCGTCCTGACCGACATCCAGGGGTTGGAGGACGCCTTCGGGGACATGGACTTCAAGGTGGCCGGCACGCGGGTCGGGATCACCGCCCTGCAGCTGGACATCAAGATCAAAGGGCTGTCCCGGGAGATCCTGGCCCGGGCCCTGGCCGAGGCGCGCGAGACGCGCCTCATGATCCTGGACGTGATGGCCCAGGCCATCGCCGAGCCGCGGCCCGGTCTCTCGCCCTACGCCCCGCGGATCATCACCATCGAGATCAACCCGGACAAGATCCGGGAGGTGATCGGTCCCGGCGGCAAGGTGATCAACAAGATCACGGCCGAAACCGGGGTGAAGATCGATATCGAGCAGGACGGCAAGGTGCACGTGGCCTCCGCCGACGAGGCGGCCGCAGCGCGCGCCATCCGGATGATCGAGGAGATCGTGCGCGAGGTGAAGGTGGGCGAGATCTACACCGGCCGCGTGACGCGCCTGATGAACTTCGGCGCCTTCCTCGAGGTGCTGCCCGGCAAAGAGGGGTTGCTGCACATCTCCGAGCTGGGGGACGGCGAACGGGTGACGCGCGTGGAGGACGTGGTCAAGGTGGGCGACGAGATGCAGGTCCGGGTCCGCGAGATCGACAACCTGGGCCGCATCAACCTGACCCGACGGCTGGAGCCCGGGCCCGAGGACGAGCGGCTGCGGCGGGCGGCCCGCGCCGGCCGCGGCGACGACCGGCGGCACCGCCCCGAAGGCGGCGGCGCGCGGCGGCGCCGTCCCGACCACCGCGGGGAACCGCGCGGGCGCAGACCGGAATAGTCCGAGCGCGGGCAAAACCCCAAGAGGAATCCCCGGACAGGTACAGTAGAGGAGAAAGCACCGCCCCGCGGGCGGAGCCGCGGGGTGACCCTCATGCGCGACGAGATCGCCAAGAGCGTGCTGCCCAACGGGCTGCGGATCGTGACCGAGCGGATGCCGCAGGTGCGCACCGCGGCCCTGGGGGTCTGGGTGAACGCCGGCTCCCGCTACGAACCCCCGGGCCGGCACGGCATCTCCCACTTCCTGGAGCACCTGTTTTTCAAGGGCACCGCCACCCGGTCCGCCCTGGAGATCGCCCAGGCCGCCGACGAGATCGGGGGCCAGATGAACGCCTTCACCGACCGGGAGCAGACGGTCTTCTTCGTCAAGGTGCTCTCCGCCCACTTCGACCAGGCCGTGGAGATCGTGGCCGACATGCTGCTGCGCCCCACGCTGGCCCCGGAGGCGATCGAGCGGGAGCGGCAGGTCATCGCCGAGGAGATCAAGAGTTACGAGGACGCCCCCGACGAACTGGTCCAGGACCTCTTCGCCCAGACGGTGTGGAACGGCCACCCGCTGGGCCGCCCGGTGATCGGGACGCTGGAGACGGTGGGCCGGCTGCGGCGCGAGGACTTCCTGGAGCACATCCGCCACTTCTATCGACCGGGCAACGTCGTGGTGGCGGTGGCCGGCGACATCGACCACGCCACGGTGGTGGACGCCGTCCGGCGTCACTTCGGGGCGTGGGACGGTCCGGCTCCGCCGGTGGTGGCCGAGCCGCCCCGTCCCCAGGCCGATGTGGTGACCCGCCTCAAGGAAACGGAGCAGGTACACCTCTGTCTGGGCACCCAGGGCTTGGCCCAGGCCGACGAGAGGCGGTACGCCCTGTCCCTGCTGGATCACCTGCTGGGCGGCGGGATGTCCTCCCGCCTGTTCCAGGAGATCCGGGAGCGGCGGGGCCTCGTCTACACCATCTCCTCCTACGCCACCTCCTACCGGGACGGCGGGCTCTTCGTCATCTACGCCGGGATGAGCCCCGACGCCGCTCCGGAGGTCATCCGGCTCACGTTGGACGAGGTGGAGAAGATGACGCAGGAGCCGGTCCCCGCCGCCGAACTGGCCCGGGCCAAGGAGTCGCTGAAGGGCAGCCTGATGCTCTCCCTGGAGAGCACGGGCAGCCGGATGTCGGTCCTGGCGCGCTCCGAGATCTACCACGGCCGGCAGATCACCCTGGACGAGCTCATCGCCCGGATCGACGCCGTCACCGCGGAGGAGCTGCGGCATCTGGCCGCCGAACTGTTCCAGCCGCGCCGCCTCTCGATGGCGGCGATCGGACCGTTCCGCTCCGACGGGGGGCTGGCCAGGGCGATGCGCGAGGCCTTTGTCTCCGCGGTGGAGGCCGCGATCTGACCGTGGCCGGGCCCATCCGCGTCGCCGTCTCCGGGGCCGCCGGCCGGATGGGCCGGGCGGCGGTGCGGGCCGTCGCCCGGGAGCCGGATCTGGCGCTGGTCGGGGCCCTCGGTCGGACACACGCCGTCGGCGAGGACGCCGGCGTCGTCGCCGGCGGTGCTCCCCTGGGCGTGGCGATCACCGCGGATCTGGCGGCCGTGCTGCGCGCGGGGGCGGAGGTCCTGGTCGATTTCAGCCCCGGGCCGGCCGCAGTGGAACACGCCCGGGCGGCGATCCCCGCCGGCGTCTGCCCGGTGATCGGCGGCACCGGCATCACCACGCCGCAGATCGACGAGCTGGGCCGGCTGTGCGAGCGCCACCGCCTGGGCGCCGTCGTCGCGCCCAACTTCGCCCTCGGCGCCGTGCTGATGATGGTCTTCGCCCGCCAGGCGGCGCGGTACTTTCCCCACGCGGAAGTCATT from the Armatimonadota bacterium genome contains:
- a CDS encoding polyribonucleotide nucleotidyltransferase, which codes for MMQWEAQQVGVEVAGRVLSFETGVLARQAGGAVVVRYGDTMVLVTATASEEPREGIDFFPLTCDLEEKMYAAGKIPGGFFKREGRPGERAIQTARLMDRPIRPLFPKGFRNDVQVIATVLSADQENDVAIPAINGASCALMLSHVPFDGPIGAVRIGLIDGRYVVNPTQTQLDTQSQLDLIVAATDEAIIMVEAGAREVAEERVLAALDLAHAEIRRIIQAQRDLAARAGKPKMAVPVPQVDQELAAAVRDRARPLIREALAQPEKLMREDALRQVLQRVAPAFAEQYPERSKEIEEILQAAIREEVRRGILEEGRRVDGRGVRDVRPLRAAVGLLPRAHGSGLFQRGQTQVLSVATLGTGEDEQIIDDLSPRTRKRFMHHYSFPPYSVGEVRPLRSPGRREIGHGLLAERALEPVLPGEEVFPYTIRLVSEVLESNGSTSMASVCGSTLALMDAGVPIKAPVAGISMGLVTGEGGRFVVLTDIQGLEDAFGDMDFKVAGTRVGITALQLDIKIKGLSREILARALAEARETRLMILDVMAQAIAEPRPGLSPYAPRIITIEINPDKIREVIGPGGKVINKITAETGVKIDIEQDGKVHVASADEAAAARAIRMIEEIVREVKVGEIYTGRVTRLMNFGAFLEVLPGKEGLLHISELGDGERVTRVEDVVKVGDEMQVRVREIDNLGRINLTRRLEPGPEDERLRRAARAGRGDDRRHRPEGGGARRRRPDHRGEPRGRRPE
- a CDS encoding pitrilysin family protein produces the protein MRDEIAKSVLPNGLRIVTERMPQVRTAALGVWVNAGSRYEPPGRHGISHFLEHLFFKGTATRSALEIAQAADEIGGQMNAFTDREQTVFFVKVLSAHFDQAVEIVADMLLRPTLAPEAIERERQVIAEEIKSYEDAPDELVQDLFAQTVWNGHPLGRPVIGTLETVGRLRREDFLEHIRHFYRPGNVVVAVAGDIDHATVVDAVRRHFGAWDGPAPPVVAEPPRPQADVVTRLKETEQVHLCLGTQGLAQADERRYALSLLDHLLGGGMSSRLFQEIRERRGLVYTISSYATSYRDGGLFVIYAGMSPDAAPEVIRLTLDEVEKMTQEPVPAAELARAKESLKGSLMLSLESTGSRMSVLARSEIYHGRQITLDELIARIDAVTAEELRHLAAELFQPRRLSMAAIGPFRSDGGLARAMREAFVSAVEAAI
- the dapB gene encoding 4-hydroxy-tetrahydrodipicolinate reductase, with the translated sequence MAGPIRVAVSGAAGRMGRAAVRAVAREPDLALVGALGRTHAVGEDAGVVAGGAPLGVAITADLAAVLRAGAEVLVDFSPGPAAVEHARAAIPAGVCPVIGGTGITTPQIDELGRLCERHRLGAVVAPNFALGAVLMMVFARQAARYFPHAEVIEMHHDRKRDAPSGTAMKTAALIAQTRGEPPLPAVQEEELAAGARGGRVEGVPVHSVRLPGLVAHQAVIFGGAGQTLTIRHDSINEESFMPGMLLAIRRVRTAGRLIYGLEPLLELG